A DNA window from Pseudodesulfovibrio thermohalotolerans contains the following coding sequences:
- a CDS encoding pyridoxal phosphate-dependent aminotransferase translates to MQLISSQIAGYMTRSSWIRKMFEEGIALKKQFGEDAVCDFSLGNPDLPPPAAIKEGLLELAQEADKPFFMGYMPNFGYPDVREKLAAEVSREQGTPVPAESLVITCGAAGALNSFFRAVLEPGDEVITPAPFFVEYGFYCENHGAKLTPVPAKPLTFQLDLEAMDKAISDKTRVVMLNSPNNPSGAVYDRASLEGLAAILEKHNEGRERPIYILADEPYRFLAFDGVEVPSLLPIYKYSVVCSSFSKNLSMAGERIGYALINPAMEDMATLVGGVVLANRILGFVNAPALAQKLMARALGSGVDISIYDRRRKAMAEVLDSAGYEYTMPKGAFYFFPKAPGGDDVKFCAALQEEKILAVPGSGFGYPGFFRLSFSVEDKIIPRSREGFAAAMAKFK, encoded by the coding sequence ATGCAGCTTATTTCCAGCCAGATAGCCGGGTACATGACGCGATCCTCCTGGATCCGCAAGATGTTCGAAGAGGGCATCGCCCTGAAGAAACAATTCGGCGAGGACGCGGTCTGCGACTTCAGCCTGGGCAACCCGGACCTGCCGCCGCCAGCAGCCATCAAGGAAGGCCTCCTGGAACTGGCGCAGGAAGCGGACAAACCGTTTTTCATGGGCTACATGCCCAACTTCGGCTACCCCGACGTCCGCGAGAAGCTGGCCGCCGAGGTCTCCAGGGAACAGGGAACGCCCGTGCCCGCCGAATCCCTGGTCATCACCTGCGGCGCGGCGGGTGCCCTCAACTCGTTTTTCCGGGCCGTGCTTGAACCCGGCGACGAGGTCATCACCCCAGCCCCGTTCTTCGTTGAATACGGCTTCTACTGCGAAAACCACGGCGCGAAGCTCACCCCGGTCCCGGCCAAGCCCCTGACCTTCCAGCTCGACCTGGAGGCCATGGACAAGGCCATCTCCGACAAGACCCGCGTGGTCATGCTGAACTCGCCCAACAACCCCTCGGGCGCGGTCTACGACAGGGCGTCCCTTGAAGGACTGGCCGCCATCCTCGAAAAGCACAACGAGGGACGCGAGCGGCCCATCTACATCCTGGCCGACGAGCCCTACAGGTTCCTCGCCTTTGACGGCGTCGAAGTGCCGAGTCTGCTGCCCATCTACAAATATTCGGTGGTCTGCTCGTCCTTCTCCAAGAACCTGTCCATGGCGGGCGAGCGCATCGGCTACGCTCTCATCAACCCGGCCATGGAAGACATGGCCACCCTGGTGGGCGGCGTGGTGCTGGCCAACCGCATCCTCGGCTTCGTCAACGCCCCGGCCCTGGCTCAAAAGCTCATGGCCCGCGCGCTCGGCTCGGGTGTGGACATCTCCATCTACGACCGCCGCCGCAAGGCCATGGCCGAAGTCCTCGATTCCGCGGGCTACGAATACACCATGCCCAAGGGCGCGTTCTACTTCTTCCCCAAGGCCCCCGGCGGAGACGACGTCAAGTTCTGCGCCGCCCTGCAGGAGGAAAAGATTCTCGCCGTGCCCGGCTCCGGCTTCGGCTACCCCGGCTTTTTCCGGCTCTCCTTCTCGGTGGAGGACAAGATCATCCCCCGCTCCCGCGAAGGATTCGCCGCCGCCATGGCCAAGTTCAAATAA